The DNA sequence ATCTTGGAGTTCCTGTGGCGTGAGGCCAGCAGCCAACTCTTCCCCAATCTCTGGAATGCGGATAAATCCGCCAGCATCAATACGTCGCGTTGTCCGAGTCCACTGCCCTTGGGTGTAAAGCTCAAAGATTTCAATGGTGACGACATCACCAGGTTCGATCCTGTAGTCCAAAACATTAGGCGTGAGATCCTCGGGCGTGATGTTGGAGATCTGGCCCCACTCCTCGTGCTGACGCTCGACAACATCCAGTCGGGTCAATATCGGAATCGTAGTCGCGGTGGTTTCCCATCGACCAGTCACTGATGGATCAAAGAAAGAATCAACCTCACAACCAGATTGGGCGACTGCCAAAAACATTAACCCTAAAAATGAGAGATGTTGTGCCAACTTTCTGGGCATCATGCTCTGTGTCTCCTGGACCACTAACTGGACTAATCCATCACAATTCGGGGCTGATGGGGGGGAAATCGCGACAACTATGGCTCGCTCATGGCTCGCTTGGTACTTATCGACCGTGCCCCCACTTAGAGTTGAACCTTACCTGGACTGAAGGGGCATGAGAGGGGGCATTTTGGGACCAACACGCAGTTTCTAGGAACCAGGGCTGGTGATTCGAGACCGATGCCCGCTACACTAGAGGGTTGCTGGAACCTCTACACCATGAGCTCAAGACTACCAACCACAGATACCGCCAACCCTGCTGCACAGCGGCGAACGCAGGAGCGCCACCCCCGTCCCCTCGGCGGCGATACTGCCAGGCATGTCGGTCCAGCTCAAATCAGCCTTTCCGGGCAAATTCTCAACAACCGAGAGACGGCACCAGCCCAACTCACCATCAAACGAAAGCCCAAGTGGCTTCGGGCCAAAATGCCTGGTGGCGAGGGTTTCGAAAAACTCCGATCAATCATTAAGACCAATCGACTACATACCGTCTGTGAAGAAGCAAGCTGCCCGAATATCGGAGAATGCTGGGCGAGAGGTACTGCAACAATCATGATCATGGGCGATGTATGCACACGCTCATGTGGTTTCTGCAATGTCAAAACAGGTCGTCCCATGGAGGCCGATGAAGACGAGCCAAGACGTGTTGCAGCATCAATCAGCCTCATGGGGCTCAAGCATGTTGTGATCACCTCTGTTGATCGTGATGATTTGCCAGATAGCGGCGCTGGAATATGGGCAAGCACAATTCGCCAGGTTCAAGAAGCGTGTCCTACGACGTCAGTTGAGGCACTGATTGGAGACCTCCGCGGCAATGCGGAGGATCTTAAGACAGTGATTCGTTCTCAGCCCGATATTCTGGCTCATAATTTAGAGACCGTGCGGCGAATGCATCCAGCGGTGAGGCCTCAAGCTAAATTTGAACGATCTGTAGAGGTCATTGCACGCATCAAGGAAGCTGGCCTCGTTTCGAAGACGAGCATCATGGTCGGTATTGGAGAGCGAGATGAAGAGGTCTTTGAGTTAATCGAAGAGCTTCAGGAAAAAGCATGCACAGACATCCTTACGATTGGGCAATACCTACAACCCACACGAAATCACCTGCCGCTGGATCGTTGGGTTCATCCTGATATGTTCGCTGCATACCGTGAAGCAGGATTACGCGCAGGCTTCCAAGTCGTCGAATCGGGCCCTCTTGTGCGAAGCTCATATCATGCCGAGGAACAGGCTGCTCAACTGAGTCCACAACGAAAAGCCACGGATGAAAAAATGTCTGAATTGCTAGGAACAGCAACTCAACGACGAGCTACTCATCCAACGAGCTCTTAGCCAGCCTGTCACCTAAAAGAAAATCAATAGGCTGCTTTGTCTGACCATGTTGGGCGAGATCTGCCAGCACTTCACCAATCAATGGCGTGAACTTAAAACCATGGCCACTGAATCCACAAGCAAAGCAAAGACCTGGAATCTCTTTGTCCCAGTCAATTATAAAATGCTCATCTGGGGAGTTGGTGTAGAGACAGGTCTTGTAGGAAAGAAACGGACCAAATCCATCAGGAAGTCGGGCAGCAAGAATTTCTTTTGCTTGCTCAAGCTCTGCTTCACCCAGTAATCTGTCGACCTTCTCCGGGTCTGTTCTAATGCCTTGCACATGAGGCGCTAGCTTCATGCCAGATTGCCCCGGAAGGAGAGGCATTCCATACCAATATTCGCCAGAGGGTTCCTCGCATATCCAGGCTGGAAAAATCTTTTCATTGAAGAGCTCCGGCTTTTTTGGCTGGAACCAAAACACAC is a window from the Phycisphaerales bacterium genome containing:
- the lipA gene encoding lipoyl synthase, yielding MSSRLPTTDTANPAAQRRTQERHPRPLGGDTARHVGPAQISLSGQILNNRETAPAQLTIKRKPKWLRAKMPGGEGFEKLRSIIKTNRLHTVCEEASCPNIGECWARGTATIMIMGDVCTRSCGFCNVKTGRPMEADEDEPRRVAASISLMGLKHVVITSVDRDDLPDSGAGIWASTIRQVQEACPTTSVEALIGDLRGNAEDLKTVIRSQPDILAHNLETVRRMHPAVRPQAKFERSVEVIARIKEAGLVSKTSIMVGIGERDEEVFELIEELQEKACTDILTIGQYLQPTRNHLPLDRWVHPDMFAAYREAGLRAGFQVVESGPLVRSSYHAEEQAAQLSPQRKATDEKMSELLGTATQRRATHPTSS